Proteins co-encoded in one Arachis stenosperma cultivar V10309 chromosome 7, arast.V10309.gnm1.PFL2, whole genome shotgun sequence genomic window:
- the LOC130939599 gene encoding WAT1-related protein At1g21890-like, with protein sequence MKEMMITALKLSDEPTSELFMIVLHFSDNVVALGLTGILTWVSVQVLWQLLFISFAILVAVIKYSFIAAFTFILAIICRMENIDVKTRTTQAKIVGSIISIGGAFIVTFYKGPSIIIADDSPSLHLVERLNGNFESVDTNWVIGGFLLTAGNILLTLWFILQTPELLAKLVDVVCSSGGLNRNFQSSALPDCSSSMPLSALSFVPVIVPEAVLVASPSFVVADLNRNCGGEIGDTRPFGELAIAMTGTPIMVPDFREGGVPDGVEDVLRDADADD encoded by the exons ATGAAGGAGATGATGATCACAGCCTTGAAGCTATCAGATGAACCAACTTCAGAACTCTTTATGATTGTTCTTCATTTTAGCG ACAACGTGGTTGCGCTTGGGTTGACTGGGATTCTGACATGGGTGAGTGTTCAAGTTCTCTGGCAGCTGTTGTTCATCTCCTTCGCCATTCTTGTTGCTGTAATTAAGTATTCTTTCATTGCTGCTTTCACCTTCATACTTGCCATCATTTGCAG GATGGAAAATATAGATGTAAAAACTAGAACAACCCAAGCTAAAATTGTGGGAAGCATAATATCAATAGGAGGTGCATTTATAGTGACATTCTACAAAGGACCATCCATCATTATTGCTGATGATTCCCCTTCTCTCCATCTTGTTGAACGATTAAATGGAAACTTTGAATCAGTGGATACAAATTGGGTCATTGGTGGCTTTCTTCTCACAGCTGGCAATATCCTACTCACACTCTGGTTCATTCTACAG ACCCCTGAGCTATTGGCCAAGCTTGTGGATGTGGTTTGTAGTTCAGGAGGTTTGAACCGGAATTTTCAATCTTCAGCATTGCCAGATTGCTCAAGTTCAATGCCTCTTAGTGCCTTATCATTCGTGCCCGTGATTGTACCTGAGGCAGTTTTGGTTGCATCTCCATCCTTCGTAGTAGCTGATCTAAATCGCAATTGTGGAGGAGAAATAGGTGATACTCGACCCTTCGGTGAGCTTGCGATTGCGATGACTGGTACTCCTATTATGGTCCCAGATTTTAGAGAGGGTGGAGTACCAGATGGTGTCGAGGATGTACTACGGGATGCTGATGCTGATGACTAG